Proteins from a single region of Streptomyces glaucescens:
- a CDS encoding (2Fe-2S) ferredoxin domain-containing protein translates to MSAPGTSAALRFTPRPCTLVVCRGCCCGNPRKHPGTDHAWQLERLRAAAADSGGRFTVRTTDCLGPCDQANVIVVQPSSAGRRAGGRAVWVGFATDDAATEELLEWAAAGGPGVAAPPVTLELQFIPAPREGKVRRAGSARPGGEGPPPLRSGTDHGPFS, encoded by the coding sequence TTGAGCGCCCCCGGTACCTCCGCCGCCCTCCGGTTCACGCCCCGGCCCTGCACCCTCGTGGTGTGCCGGGGATGCTGCTGCGGCAACCCGCGCAAACACCCGGGCACCGACCACGCCTGGCAGCTGGAGCGGCTGCGGGCCGCCGCGGCGGACTCCGGCGGCCGGTTCACCGTCCGCACGACGGACTGTCTGGGCCCGTGCGACCAGGCGAACGTCATCGTCGTACAGCCCTCCAGCGCGGGCCGGCGGGCCGGGGGACGCGCGGTCTGGGTGGGGTTCGCGACGGACGACGCCGCGACCGAGGAGCTGCTGGAGTGGGCGGCGGCGGGGGGTCCCGGGGTGGCCGCGCCTCCGGTGACGCTGGAGCTGCAGTTCATTCCGGCTCCCCGGGAGGGCAAGGTGCGCCGGGCGGGGAGCGCCCGCCCGGGAGGGGAGGGCCCGCCGCCGCTGAGGTCCGGCACCGATCACGGCCCCTTTTCATAA
- a CDS encoding ATP-binding protein: MSHLRAPAARADRREGGRHGRPVARTAPALPEAHIRSQLLRLAVLPPVAVALGGCAAVLFTVRSTGVRTGHTLWAVLAGAVCVALAGILIAAVAAGRAARSVHERIAALRRAGVRHEADLRALVEGLRRGEAPPRRTPGGPPPEDADDFDLLAADLARAHDGAVTAVVQAAQLSSQARSEQKLEVFVNLARRLQSLVHREIAALDELEQDIEDPDLLRGLFHVDHLATRIRRHAENLAVLGGAVSRRQWSNPVPMTEVLRSAIAEVEQYSRVKLVPPVDGTLRGHAVADVIHLLAELIENATVFSAPHTQVLLRAGLVTSGLAVEVEDRGLGMPVAEQERMNAVLGDPDQVNVARLLADGRIGLYVVSQLARRHGIEVRLQSNIYGGVQAVLVVPQELLGAAPADAGDAARPPLTAGDTGAAARTPQDPPQPPHRPAGQRPHTAPASGTGPGAATAAAPGTGSAHGAPPPGRPPVPLPVRGPHEERPNPAQATPGIRPEDRPAVAGGEGGPPAPRRGAVVRGTMGKPRLPRRRAQEHLVPQLRGGPAPRPDDEEPAGHDPGLMAAFQRGIGLAEAQQSLEPPDGPGPDAMPPTGPRMTVVPPLDVRRVEPPRAPLTHPAPTSAQDPASGHRTTVRHDGTAPAG, from the coding sequence ATGTCACACCTCCGCGCACCGGCCGCACGCGCAGACCGCCGTGAAGGCGGACGGCACGGACGACCGGTCGCCCGCACGGCCCCCGCACTGCCCGAGGCCCACATACGGTCCCAGTTGCTGCGCCTCGCGGTCCTGCCGCCCGTCGCGGTCGCCCTCGGCGGCTGCGCGGCCGTGCTGTTCACCGTGCGCTCCACCGGGGTGCGCACCGGCCACACGCTGTGGGCGGTCCTCGCCGGAGCGGTCTGCGTGGCACTCGCGGGCATCCTGATCGCCGCCGTGGCCGCCGGACGCGCCGCCCGCTCGGTGCACGAACGCATCGCCGCGCTGCGCCGCGCCGGTGTCCGCCACGAGGCCGACCTGCGCGCCCTCGTCGAAGGGCTGCGGCGCGGCGAGGCACCTCCCCGCCGCACGCCCGGCGGACCGCCGCCCGAGGACGCCGACGACTTCGACCTGCTCGCCGCCGACCTCGCCCGGGCCCACGACGGGGCGGTCACCGCCGTCGTCCAGGCCGCGCAGCTCTCCAGCCAGGCCCGCAGCGAGCAGAAGCTCGAGGTCTTCGTGAACCTGGCCCGCCGGCTCCAGTCGCTGGTGCACCGGGAGATCGCCGCCCTCGACGAACTGGAGCAGGACATCGAGGACCCCGACCTGCTCAGGGGCCTGTTCCACGTCGACCACCTCGCCACCCGGATCCGGCGCCACGCCGAGAACCTCGCCGTGCTCGGCGGAGCCGTCTCCCGCCGGCAGTGGAGCAACCCGGTCCCCATGACCGAGGTGCTGCGCTCGGCGATCGCCGAGGTGGAGCAGTACTCGCGGGTCAAACTCGTCCCGCCGGTCGATGGCACCCTGCGTGGGCACGCCGTGGCCGATGTGATCCACCTGCTGGCCGAACTGATCGAGAACGCCACCGTGTTCTCCGCCCCGCACACCCAGGTGCTGCTCCGCGCCGGCCTTGTCACCTCCGGGCTCGCCGTGGAGGTCGAGGACCGCGGCCTCGGCATGCCGGTCGCCGAGCAGGAGCGGATGAACGCCGTACTCGGCGACCCCGACCAGGTCAACGTCGCCCGGCTGCTGGCGGACGGCCGGATCGGACTGTACGTGGTCTCCCAGCTCGCCCGCCGGCACGGCATCGAGGTCCGCCTGCAGAGCAACATCTACGGCGGTGTGCAGGCCGTGCTCGTCGTCCCCCAGGAACTGCTCGGGGCCGCACCGGCCGACGCCGGGGACGCCGCGCGGCCACCGCTCACGGCGGGGGACACCGGGGCGGCGGCACGGACGCCCCAGGACCCCCCGCAGCCGCCGCACCGGCCGGCCGGGCAGCGCCCGCACACGGCCCCGGCCTCCGGGACCGGGCCGGGCGCCGCCACCGCCGCGGCCCCGGGGACGGGCTCCGCCCACGGGGCACCGCCCCCCGGCCGGCCACCCGTGCCGCTTCCCGTTCGCGGCCCGCACGAGGAGCGGCCGAACCCCGCGCAGGCCACGCCCGGCATCCGGCCCGAGGACCGGCCGGCCGTCGCCGGGGGCGAGGGCGGGCCGCCCGCGCCGCGCCGCGGCGCAGTCGTGCGCGGCACCATGGGCAAGCCGCGACTGCCCCGCCGTCGCGCCCAGGAACACCTCGTCCCGCAACTGCGCGGCGGCCCCGCCCCCCGTCCGGACGACGAGGAGCCCGCCGGGCACGACCCCGGCCTGATGGCGGCCTTCCAGCGGGGCATCGGCCTCGCGGAGGCACAGCAGAGCCTGGAACCGCCGGACGGCCCCGGCCCGGACGCCATGCCCCCCACCGGCCCCCGCATGACGGTCGTACCGCCGCTGGACGTTCGCCGCGTGGAGCCGCCGCGCGCCCCCCTGACGCACCCCGCGCCCACGTCCGCGCAGGACCCCGCCTCCGGCCACCGGACCACCGTCCGTCACGACGGCACCGCACCGGCCGGATGA
- a CDS encoding GAF domain-containing protein produces the protein MSYEPPRPAGRLLLTPDDKEAPARTVRLRGLGLGRGPEPALDDYAARLAAHTATPYAMVNFPDEDGQFYAGLHAPARGPAGPDGGDRPVLGRRLPRDHGFCPHVVVRRKALVLEDVGDYPRFAGNPVVDEFGIRSYLGAPLIDSTGMVLGTVSVADTAPRAWGRGGLETIKATAADLAVRLEGGPAYRVPPA, from the coding sequence ATGAGCTACGAGCCGCCGCGTCCGGCCGGTCGCCTGCTGCTCACCCCCGACGACAAGGAGGCCCCCGCCCGCACCGTGCGGCTGCGCGGCCTCGGTCTCGGCCGGGGCCCGGAGCCCGCCCTCGACGACTACGCGGCCCGTCTCGCCGCGCACACCGCGACGCCGTACGCCATGGTGAACTTCCCTGACGAGGACGGGCAGTTCTACGCCGGACTGCACGCCCCGGCCCGCGGCCCCGCCGGGCCCGACGGCGGCGACCGGCCGGTGCTCGGCCGCCGGCTGCCCCGCGACCACGGCTTCTGCCCGCACGTCGTGGTGCGGCGCAAGGCGCTGGTCCTGGAGGACGTGGGCGACTATCCGCGGTTCGCGGGCAACCCGGTCGTCGACGAGTTCGGCATCCGCTCCTACCTCGGCGCCCCGCTCATCGACTCCACCGGCATGGTGCTCGGCACGGTCTCCGTCGCCGACACGGCACCGAGGGCCTGGGGCCGGGGCGGTCTGGAGACCATCAAGGCGACGGCCGCGGACCTCGCCGTACGACTGGAGGGCGGACCGGCGTACCGGGTCCCTCCCGCGTGA
- a CDS encoding DUF742 domain-containing protein, with the protein MTAAGDGPWLDDAAGRLVRPFAVSDGRTRPTVALDLISQVMATGTTPLGHLAPEHTQALDLCHAPVSVAEVAAHLKLPAAVAKVLLADLLDCGALTTKPPAFHHTPTDRALLEAVLDGLRRQL; encoded by the coding sequence GTGACGGCGGCCGGTGACGGGCCGTGGCTCGACGACGCGGCCGGACGGCTGGTACGCCCGTTCGCGGTCAGCGACGGCCGCACTCGGCCCACCGTCGCGCTCGACCTCATCTCGCAGGTGATGGCCACCGGAACGACCCCCCTCGGCCATCTCGCCCCGGAACACACGCAAGCCCTGGACCTGTGCCACGCGCCCGTCTCGGTCGCCGAGGTCGCCGCCCACCTGAAGCTGCCGGCAGCGGTCGCCAAGGTGCTGCTGGCGGACCTCCTCGACTGCGGGGCGCTCACCACCAAGCCCCCCGCGTTCCACCACACCCCCACGGACCGGGCCCTTCTGGAGGCAGTGCTCGATGGACTACGACGACAGCTTTGA
- a CDS encoding sigma factor, with translation MITSATPVPERADESTTAWALAARGGDPDAVERFVRALHHDVLRYVAHLCADPQAVDDLAQDTFLRALGSLHRFEGRSSARSWLLAIARRAVVDSYRYAGTRPRSCDSADWRLAVERAQPCGLPGFDDGVALLDLLGALPDERREAFVLTQLLGLPYAEAARIGGCPVGTLRSRVARARATLIDLLAAAA, from the coding sequence GTGATCACTTCCGCCACCCCCGTACCCGAACGCGCCGACGAGTCGACAACGGCCTGGGCGCTCGCCGCCCGGGGCGGCGACCCCGACGCCGTCGAGCGGTTCGTCCGCGCCCTGCACCACGACGTCCTGCGGTACGTCGCCCACCTCTGTGCCGATCCGCAGGCGGTCGACGACCTGGCGCAGGACACCTTCCTGCGGGCGCTCGGCAGCCTGCACCGCTTCGAGGGGCGCTCCTCGGCGCGCTCCTGGCTGCTGGCCATCGCCCGCCGGGCGGTCGTCGACAGCTACCGGTACGCCGGCACCCGGCCGCGGTCGTGCGACAGCGCGGACTGGCGGCTGGCCGTGGAGCGGGCGCAGCCGTGCGGTCTGCCCGGGTTCGACGACGGCGTCGCGCTGCTCGATCTGCTGGGGGCGCTGCCCGACGAGCGCCGGGAGGCGTTCGTGCTCACCCAGCTGCTCGGGCTGCCGTACGCGGAGGCCGCCCGGATCGGCGGCTGTCCGGTCGGCACGCTGCGGTCCCGGGTCGCCCGGGCCCGCGCGACGCTGATCGACCTGCTGGCGGCGGCGGCCTGA
- a CDS encoding GTP-binding protein — protein sequence MDYDDSFEHGDGGPAHGGLPNGGLPYGGPAYGGPGRDDGVHDGADPFPTALKILVAGGFGVGKTTFVGAVSEIAPLSTEELLTTAGIGTDDLDGVENKTETTVAMDFGRITLDSSHVLYLFGTPGQERFWFMWDELSEGALGAVVLADTRRLEECFAAVDFFEERGLGFVIAVNEFDGAHRYDPEEVRAAIDLDPGIPVVRCDARISASGVQTLLTLVRHLIAHAPAVPAPSHGAHR from the coding sequence ATGGACTACGACGACAGCTTTGAACACGGCGACGGCGGCCCCGCGCACGGCGGCCTCCCGAACGGGGGCCTTCCGTACGGCGGCCCCGCGTACGGCGGCCCCGGCCGCGACGACGGCGTCCACGACGGCGCCGATCCCTTCCCCACCGCGCTGAAGATCCTCGTCGCGGGCGGGTTCGGGGTCGGCAAGACCACGTTCGTGGGCGCCGTCAGCGAGATCGCCCCGCTCAGCACCGAGGAACTCCTCACCACCGCCGGCATCGGGACCGACGACCTCGACGGCGTCGAGAACAAGACGGAGACGACCGTCGCCATGGACTTCGGCCGCATCACCCTCGATTCCTCCCACGTCCTCTACCTGTTCGGCACCCCCGGGCAGGAGCGGTTCTGGTTCATGTGGGACGAGCTGTCCGAGGGCGCGCTCGGCGCGGTCGTCCTCGCCGACACCCGCCGTCTGGAGGAGTGCTTCGCGGCCGTCGACTTCTTCGAGGAACGCGGCCTCGGCTTCGTCATCGCCGTCAACGAGTTCGACGGCGCCCACCGCTACGACCCCGAGGAGGTACGCGCCGCCATCGACCTCGACCCGGGGATCCCCGTGGTGCGCTGCGACGCCCGGATCTCCGCCTCCGGCGTGCAGACCCTGCTGACCCTGGTCCGGCACCTGATCGCGCACGCCCCCGCCGTGCCCGCGCCGAGCCACGGCGCCCACCGGTGA
- a CDS encoding helix-turn-helix domain-containing protein, protein MKQHALEAGPDPVDVRLGTRLAELRTEHGWSLGELAERSGVSRSTLSRAERAEISPTAAVLNRLCHVYGRTMSQLLSEVEAEPALLLRAAEQPVWEDRASGFVRRSVSPPHPGLRGELVEGRLTAGADLAYDRPPVPGLEQHIWLLEGTLEVTAQDVAHRLDAGDCLRLRVWGPTRFRCPGPRDARYALAVVLP, encoded by the coding sequence ATGAAACAGCATGCCCTGGAGGCCGGTCCGGACCCCGTCGACGTGCGGCTCGGCACCCGCCTCGCCGAACTGCGGACCGAGCACGGCTGGTCGCTCGGGGAACTGGCCGAGCGCAGCGGCGTCAGCCGTTCCACCCTGTCCCGGGCCGAACGCGCCGAGATCAGTCCCACCGCCGCCGTCCTGAACCGCCTGTGCCACGTCTACGGCCGCACCATGTCCCAGCTGCTCAGCGAGGTGGAGGCCGAGCCCGCCCTGCTGCTGCGCGCCGCCGAGCAGCCCGTGTGGGAGGACCGCGCGTCCGGCTTCGTGCGGCGCTCGGTGTCCCCGCCGCACCCGGGACTGCGCGGCGAACTCGTCGAGGGCCGGCTCACCGCGGGCGCCGACCTCGCCTACGACCGCCCGCCCGTACCCGGCCTGGAACAGCACATCTGGCTGCTGGAGGGCACGCTGGAGGTGACCGCCCAGGACGTCGCGCACCGCCTCGACGCCGGTGACTGCCTGCGGCTGCGGGTGTGGGGCCCGACCCGGTTCCGCTGCCCCGGCCCCCGGGACGCGCGCTACGCGCTGGCGGTGGTGCTGCCGTGA
- a CDS encoding roadblock/LC7 domain-containing protein: MASEAPTGHVSDLDWLMSGLVQRVPHTSSAVLLSCDGLVKSVHGLDPDSADHMAALASGLYSLGRSAGVRFGDGGDVRQVVVELDSTLLFVTTAGSGTCLAVLAGREADAAVLGYEMAMLVKSVRPYLVTAPRQHAVEPTAMRP, encoded by the coding sequence ATGGCGAGCGAAGCCCCCACCGGCCATGTATCCGATCTCGACTGGCTGATGAGCGGCCTCGTGCAGCGCGTCCCGCACACCAGCAGCGCGGTCCTGCTGTCCTGCGACGGACTGGTGAAGTCCGTCCACGGCCTCGATCCCGACAGCGCCGACCACATGGCCGCGCTGGCCTCCGGCCTGTACTCCCTCGGCCGCAGCGCCGGAGTCCGCTTCGGCGACGGCGGCGACGTCCGCCAGGTCGTCGTCGAACTGGACTCGACGCTGCTGTTCGTCACCACCGCCGGCTCCGGCACCTGCCTCGCCGTGCTCGCCGGCCGGGAGGCCGACGCGGCCGTCCTCGGGTACGAGATGGCGATGCTGGTCAAGAGCGTCCGCCCGTACCTCGTGACCGCGCCCAGGCAGCACGCCGTCGAACCCACGGCGATGAGGCCTTGA
- the rpmF gene encoding 50S ribosomal protein L32 produces MAVPKRKMSRSNTRHRRARWRASTPNLVPVTVDGVRHLVPQHLVRAYERGLLRPGD; encoded by the coding sequence ATGGCCGTTCCCAAGCGGAAGATGTCCCGCAGCAACACCCGCCACCGCCGCGCCCGGTGGAGGGCGAGCACGCCGAACCTGGTCCCCGTGACCGTCGACGGCGTCCGCCACCTCGTACCGCAGCACCTGGTCAGGGCGTACGAGCGCGGGCTGCTGCGCCCCGGGGACTGA
- a CDS encoding MFS transporter: protein MSGRPVDEPTGEGERGGDPPRLWSRDFGLFFTARAVARLGDTMLPVALAAGLLQHGYGAGAVGLAMAATAATFAGLVVFAGVIADRFATRTLMVWADVARLGTQALAAALFFADHVVLWEICAIGLVNGAAGALFQPGVASMVPRLATDVQGANGAVRVAESVAQLAGPAVAGLVVGLATPGGVFAAHAATYAISAVCLLLLRLPPPAPDHRPTGHTPGTFRADLVDGWREFRSRTWLWAVIAVWCLYMIAVWGPTGPLVAAEVVREHGPGAYGLVNSALGAGTVVGGLLALRLRPRRMLRAGAVALTGFAAFPLSVGLGLTVPAMAAGAAVAGAGLSFWGVMWATSVQTQVPPDVLNRIHAYDVAGSLAMMPIGQALAGPAAAALGAEQVLLVSGVTSFVVVISLLAVPAIRGLVRVDPAPAPRAPAPGKAGLVRRE, encoded by the coding sequence ATGTCCGGAAGACCGGTGGACGAGCCCACCGGTGAGGGGGAACGCGGCGGCGACCCGCCGCGGTTGTGGTCGCGGGACTTCGGACTGTTCTTCACCGCCCGTGCCGTCGCCCGGCTCGGGGACACCATGCTGCCGGTGGCACTGGCCGCCGGACTGCTCCAGCACGGCTACGGGGCGGGTGCGGTCGGCCTCGCGATGGCCGCGACCGCCGCCACCTTCGCCGGCCTGGTCGTCTTCGCCGGGGTGATCGCCGACCGGTTCGCCACCCGCACCCTGATGGTCTGGGCCGACGTCGCCCGGCTCGGCACCCAGGCCCTCGCCGCCGCGCTGTTCTTCGCCGACCACGTGGTGCTCTGGGAGATCTGCGCGATCGGCCTGGTCAACGGCGCCGCGGGCGCCCTGTTCCAGCCCGGCGTGGCCAGCATGGTGCCCCGCCTCGCCACCGATGTGCAGGGCGCCAACGGCGCCGTCCGGGTCGCCGAGTCCGTGGCCCAGCTGGCTGGGCCGGCCGTCGCCGGACTCGTCGTCGGCCTCGCCACGCCGGGCGGTGTGTTCGCCGCCCACGCCGCCACCTACGCGATCAGCGCCGTGTGCCTGCTGCTGCTGCGCCTGCCCCCGCCCGCCCCCGACCACCGGCCCACCGGTCACACCCCGGGCACCTTCCGGGCGGACCTCGTGGACGGCTGGCGCGAGTTCCGGTCGCGCACCTGGCTGTGGGCGGTGATCGCCGTCTGGTGCCTCTACATGATCGCCGTCTGGGGACCGACCGGCCCCCTGGTCGCCGCCGAGGTGGTGCGCGAGCACGGCCCCGGCGCCTACGGACTGGTCAACTCCGCCCTCGGCGCCGGCACCGTCGTCGGCGGACTCCTCGCCCTGCGGCTGCGCCCGCGCCGGATGCTGCGCGCCGGCGCCGTCGCCCTGACCGGCTTCGCCGCGTTCCCCCTCTCCGTCGGCCTCGGGCTGACGGTGCCCGCCATGGCCGCCGGGGCCGCCGTCGCCGGGGCCGGCCTGTCCTTCTGGGGCGTGATGTGGGCGACCAGCGTGCAGACCCAGGTCCCGCCCGACGTGCTGAACCGCATCCACGCCTACGACGTGGCGGGCTCGCTGGCGATGATGCCGATCGGCCAGGCCCTCGCCGGCCCGGCCGCCGCGGCCCTCGGCGCCGAGCAGGTGCTCCTGGTCTCCGGGGTGACCAGCTTCGTCGTCGTGATCTCACTGCTGGCCGTTCCCGCGATCCGCGGCCTGGTCCGCGTCGACCCGGCCCCCGCGCCCCGCGCGCCCGCCCCGGGCAAGGCCGGCCTGGTCCGCCGCGAGTAG
- the tdh gene encoding L-threonine 3-dehydrogenase, which yields MKALVKEKAEPGLWLVDVPEPAVGPGDVLIKVLRTGICGTDLHIRSWDGWAQQAIRTPLVVGHEFVGEVVETGRDVTDITVGDRVSGEGHLVCGKCRNCLAGRRHLCRATVGLGVGRDGAFAEYVALPASNVWVHRVPVDLDVAAIFDPFGNAVHTALSFPLVGEDVLITGAGPIGLMAAAVARHAGARNVMITDVSEERLELARKTGVTLALNVSEAAIADGQRELGLREGFDIGLEMSGRPEAMRDMIANMTHGGRIAVLGLPAEEFPVDWARIVTSMITIKGIYGREMFETWYAMSVLLEGGLDLAPVITGRYGYRDFEAAFADAASGRGGKVILDWTV from the coding sequence TTGAAGGCGCTGGTCAAGGAGAAGGCGGAGCCCGGGCTCTGGCTCGTGGACGTCCCGGAGCCCGCCGTCGGACCCGGTGACGTGCTCATCAAGGTGCTGCGCACCGGTATCTGCGGCACCGACCTGCACATCCGGTCCTGGGACGGCTGGGCGCAGCAGGCGATCCGCACCCCGCTGGTGGTCGGGCACGAGTTCGTCGGCGAGGTGGTCGAGACCGGCCGGGACGTCACCGACATCACGGTGGGCGACCGGGTCAGCGGCGAAGGCCACCTGGTGTGCGGCAAGTGCCGCAACTGCCTGGCCGGGCGCCGCCACCTGTGCCGGGCGACGGTCGGACTCGGCGTCGGCCGCGACGGGGCGTTCGCGGAGTACGTGGCCCTGCCCGCGTCCAACGTGTGGGTGCACCGCGTGCCCGTGGACCTCGACGTGGCGGCGATCTTCGACCCGTTCGGCAACGCCGTGCACACCGCGCTGTCCTTCCCGCTGGTCGGCGAGGACGTGCTGATCACCGGCGCCGGGCCGATCGGGCTGATGGCTGCGGCCGTGGCGCGGCACGCGGGCGCCCGCAACGTGATGATCACCGATGTGAGCGAGGAACGGCTCGAACTGGCGCGCAAGACGGGGGTCACCCTCGCCCTGAACGTCTCCGAGGCCGCCATCGCGGACGGGCAGCGCGAACTGGGCCTGCGCGAGGGCTTCGACATCGGCCTGGAGATGTCCGGCCGGCCCGAGGCCATGCGCGACATGATCGCCAACATGACGCACGGCGGCCGGATCGCCGTGCTGGGCCTGCCGGCGGAGGAGTTCCCGGTCGACTGGGCCCGGATCGTCACCTCGATGATCACCATCAAGGGCATCTACGGCCGGGAGATGTTCGAGACCTGGTACGCGATGTCGGTGCTGCTCGAAGGCGGCCTCGACCTCGCCCCCGTGATCACCGGCCGGTACGGCTACCGCGACTTCGAGGCGGCGTTCGCCGACGCGGCGAGCGGCCGCGGCGGCAAGGTCATCCTCGACTGGACCGTGTGA
- a CDS encoding glycine C-acetyltransferase, whose product MFDSVRDDLRATLDEIRAAGLHKPERVIGTPQSATVAVTAGGRPGEVLNFCANNYLGLADHPEVIAAAHEALDRWGYGMASVRFICGTQEVHKELEARLSAFLGQEDTILYSSCFDANGGVFETLLGPEDAVISDALNHASIIDGIRLSKARRFRYANRDLEDLERQLKEASDARRRLIVTDGVFSMDGYVAPLREICDLADRYDAMVMVDDSHAVGFVGPGGRGTPELHGVMDRVDIITGTLGKALGGASGGYVAARAEIVALLRQRSRPYLFSNTLAPVIAAASLKVLDLLESADDLRVRLAENTALFRRRMTEEGFDILPGDHAIAPVMIGDAAEAGRMAELLLERGVYVIGFSYPVVPQGQARIRVQLSAAHSADDVDRAVDAFVAARAELAG is encoded by the coding sequence ATGTTCGACTCCGTGCGCGACGACCTGCGCGCCACCCTCGACGAGATCCGCGCCGCCGGCCTGCACAAGCCGGAGCGGGTGATCGGCACCCCGCAGTCCGCCACCGTCGCCGTGACCGCCGGCGGGCGGCCCGGCGAGGTCCTCAACTTCTGCGCCAACAACTACCTGGGCCTCGCCGACCACCCCGAGGTGATCGCCGCCGCCCACGAGGCGCTGGACCGCTGGGGCTACGGCATGGCCTCGGTGCGCTTCATCTGCGGCACGCAGGAGGTGCACAAGGAGCTGGAGGCCCGCCTGTCGGCGTTCCTCGGCCAGGAGGACACCATCCTGTACTCCTCCTGCTTCGACGCCAACGGCGGCGTGTTCGAGACGCTGCTCGGCCCCGAGGACGCCGTGATCTCCGACGCCCTCAACCACGCCTCGATCATCGACGGCATCCGCCTGTCCAAGGCCCGCCGCTTCCGGTACGCCAACCGCGACCTGGAGGACCTGGAGCGGCAGCTGAAGGAGGCCTCGGACGCGCGCAGGCGCCTGATCGTCACCGACGGCGTGTTCTCCATGGACGGGTACGTGGCACCGCTGCGCGAGATCTGCGACCTCGCCGACCGCTACGACGCGATGGTCATGGTGGACGACTCGCACGCCGTCGGCTTCGTCGGCCCCGGCGGACGCGGCACCCCCGAGCTGCACGGGGTGATGGACCGCGTCGACATCATCACCGGCACCCTCGGCAAGGCCCTCGGCGGCGCCTCCGGCGGCTACGTCGCCGCCCGCGCCGAGATCGTCGCCCTGCTGCGCCAGCGTTCCCGGCCGTACCTCTTCTCCAACACCCTGGCCCCGGTGATCGCCGCCGCCTCGCTGAAGGTGCTCGACCTGCTGGAGTCGGCCGACGACCTGCGGGTGCGGCTCGCCGAGAACACCGCGCTGTTCCGCCGCCGGATGACCGAGGAGGGCTTCGACATCCTCCCCGGCGACCACGCGATCGCCCCCGTGATGATCGGTGACGCCGCCGAGGCGGGCCGGATGGCCGAGCTGCTGCTGGAGCGCGGCGTGTACGTGATCGGCTTCTCCTACCCGGTGGTGCCGCAGGGCCAGGCCCGCATCCGCGTCCAGCTGTCCGCCGCGCACTCCGCCGACGACGTCGACCGCGCCGTGGACGCCTTCGTCGCCGCCCGGGCGGAGCTGGCCGGGTGA
- a CDS encoding MmcQ/YjbR family DNA-binding protein — protein MSDAEDVRRIALSLPDTTEKTAWSMPTFRVAGKMFATLPEEETSMAVRCPKVERDELVLAEPGKFWIADHEAQFAWVRVRLAALEDEAELRDILTDSWRQAAPSRLLDAHPELGLPAAE, from the coding sequence ATGTCGGATGCCGAAGACGTACGCCGGATCGCCCTGTCCCTGCCGGACACCACGGAGAAGACCGCCTGGAGCATGCCCACCTTCCGGGTGGCGGGCAAGATGTTCGCCACGCTGCCCGAGGAGGAGACCTCCATGGCGGTGCGCTGCCCCAAGGTGGAGCGCGACGAACTGGTCCTCGCCGAGCCGGGCAAGTTCTGGATCGCCGACCACGAGGCCCAGTTCGCGTGGGTGCGGGTTCGGCTCGCCGCGCTGGAGGACGAGGCCGAGCTGCGGGACATCCTCACCGACTCGTGGAGGCAGGCCGCACCGTCCCGGCTCCTCGACGCCCACCCGGAGCTGGGGCTGCCGGCCGCGGAGTGA
- a CDS encoding GNAT family N-acetyltransferase — protein sequence MTVTRLDARRLLDEAEEFAGLLADTVAAGASVGFLAPLAPAQAAAWWKERAAAVAGGRLAVWAAYEAGRLVGTVGLAFPDKPNSRHRAELVKLMVHPDGRGRGHGRRLLDTAERAAAAAGITLLHLDTETGSPAERLYSAAGWTRLGAIPGYAADPGGALRPTTIYYKQLTSPAATAPTR from the coding sequence GTGACCGTCACCCGGCTCGACGCGCGCCGGCTCCTCGACGAGGCCGAGGAGTTCGCCGGCCTGCTGGCCGACACCGTGGCCGCCGGCGCCTCCGTCGGCTTCCTCGCCCCGCTCGCCCCCGCCCAGGCCGCCGCCTGGTGGAAGGAGCGGGCCGCCGCCGTGGCCGGCGGGCGGCTCGCCGTCTGGGCCGCGTACGAGGCGGGCCGGCTGGTCGGCACGGTCGGCCTCGCCTTCCCCGACAAGCCCAACAGCCGCCACCGCGCCGAACTGGTCAAGCTGATGGTGCACCCGGACGGCCGCGGCCGGGGACACGGCCGGCGGCTGCTCGACACCGCCGAACGGGCCGCCGCCGCGGCCGGGATCACCCTGCTCCACCTGGACACCGAGACCGGCAGTCCCGCCGAGCGCCTCTACAGCGCGGCCGGCTGGACGAGGCTCGGCGCGATCCCCGGCTACGCGGCCGACCCGGGCGGGGCACTGCGCCCCACGACGATCTACTACAAGCAGCTCACGAGCCCGGCGGCAACCGCTCCCACCAGGTGA